The genomic DNA CAGTGGTGTATTGCCAGCTCAGGTATTAACCGACGTCAAAGATGCTATCGATAAGTTAACCATTCCGACGGGATATCATATTGAAATAGGTGGTGAAAGCGCCAAACGTAATGAAGCTGTGGGTAATTTATTATCCAACATTGTGGTGGTGGTGACCTTGTTACTCACCACTGTCGTGTTGTCATTTAACTCGTTTAGATTAACGGCAATCATTCTACTGAGTGCATTTCAATCGGCCGGTTTAGGTTTACTGTCGGTGTATATCTTTGGTTATCCGTTTGGTTTTACCGTGATAATCGGGTTACTAGGGGTAATGGGCTTAGCCATTAATGCGGCGATTGTTATTTTGGCTGAACTGGAAGATGTTCCTCAAGCCCGAAATGGACATATACCGTTAATCATAAGTACCGTGAGCACTTGTGGGCGTCATATTGGCTCCACGACCATCACCACCATAGGCGGTTTTTTACCGTTAATCATTGCCGGTGGTGGATTTTGGCCACCGTTTGCCATTGCGATTGCCGGCGGCACATTATTGGCCACCATGCTGTCACTGATTTGGGTACCGGTAATGTATACCTTATTAATGAAGCCCAAAAAACAGTATATATTTCAAGACCAAAATCGTGTAACGGAATAAGTTTATTTGTGAACTACCCCGCGAATTTCGCTTCGCTCTGATCACGGGGGTTTCTCGACGAATTCGATAAAATATTAATATCTATCCGTGTCACACTTTATGCTAAATACCCGATAATCAGTACACTTTCAATGTAGATTACGTTGCAGGGATCATATCTATTCTAGATTAATCATCAATATAATTATAAGAAAGAGTATATGAATTATAAAAACTGGCCTATATCAAAACAAATAGCCTCTCTTGTCATATTGTTATCTATCATTATCTTTAGCGCCATGTCTTGGTTTTCCTATCTATCGGCAACCACTGTATTACATGACAAAGCGATTCAAGCCATCAAGTCGCAAATGCAGAGTAATGCTCATTTAATTGAACTGCAGTACAACAGTATGCAGTCCTTAGCCAGACGAAATGCCGATATTCTTCGCACCTTATATCCAGGAACATTCTCAATAGAAGATCGCAGCGTTGAAGTGTTAGGGGTTAAGACTCCTGTACTGGTCCATGATAATGAGCAAGTTAATAATTCAAACAATAACGTCGATCGTTTTTCACAACTTACCGGCGGAGTTGCCACGATATTTGCTCGCGATAATGATGATTTTGTTCGCGTGTCAACATCGCTGAAAAAAACAGACGGTAAGCGTGCATTAGGCACTTATTTGGGTGTCAATCACCCAGGTTATCAGGGGTTGATTAACGGTGAAGAATTTGAAGGTTATGCCAAGCTTTTTGGCAAAGACTACATGACCATTTATCGTCCGTTAAAAGATGAAAGCGGTAAAGTCAACGCTATCCTTTTTATCGGTTTTGATATCACCCAATCGGTTGAACAAATTCAAAGCTCGCTTAAACAGCTGACACTTGAAGAATCAGGCTCTTATGCCATTATCCGTAATGCCGATAATTACGTGATCTCTCATCGTGAATTAAACACCCAAGCGCCTTTTGATGAAGCATTGTTTGATGGTCTATCACTTGAAAAGGCCCTTACGGATAGAGGCAGCTGGGTTTACACCTCATTGTCTGATCAACAGATGTATTCTCATTCAGTCAATATTCCCGGTTGGAATTGGACTTTGGTCGGTTTTGTTCCCGAAAAACAATTAAGTAATGAAAGCGTAGCAATGTTAAAAACCAACGCAATATTGGCGTTACTTGGGATAGTGTTTATTTCCATTTTATTGTTTACTGTGATTAATCGTGCCATGAAGCCATTAAAGCTCCTACAGGGCCAAATCGCTAAATTAGGCCAAGGCGATCTTTCGCAAAGTTTTGTCCAATGCCCCGAAGACAGTCGCAATGAAGTTGACCACATCACTATAAGTGTCACCAAAATGGCGGCTAATTTAGCTGAATTAATTGAGTTATTAAAACAGTCTGTCATCAGCTTAGAAACCCAAGCAAACCTTAGTCAAGAAACGTCAAAATTGAATGGTAATGAGGCAAAGGCACTGTTAAACCAAACAGAGCAAATTGCGACCGCTATCGAAGAAATGTCTTCTTCGATTAAAGATGTGGCACAAAATGCCAGTCAAGGAGCCCAACAAGCGCAAGAAATTGATAGCGCATCCGCTCAAGGACATGCTCAGTTAACCCAAGAGGTTACCGCGCTTCAATCCTTGAGTGAGCAACTCATTCAAAGTCAAAAAAATATTGAAAGTGTCAGCAATGAGAGCCAAGCTATTAGTCTAGTGACAGAGGTCATTAATGGTATTGCAGAACAAACTAACTTACTCGCCTTGAATGCCGCGATTGAAGCCGCCAGAGCGGGTGAACAAGGCCGTGGTTTTGCGGTTGTTGCTGATGAAGTACGCTCACTGGCACAAAGAACGCAGCGTTCAATTAGTGAAATAAGCTCGACTATCAGCACATTACAACAGCAAGTAAAATACACCGCCACACAAATGAACCAATGCCAGCAATTGGGGGCATCGTCAGCTGAACAAGCTAATACTGTTAATAACCAACTCAGTCAGATTAATCAGAATATCGGCGAAATGGCAATATTTTCATCCAGTATAGCCGGCGCCACCAAACAGCAAAGCACAGTGGCAGATGAGGTGTCTCACAACTTACATACCATCGCTACGCTGGCACAAAATAGTGATGAACGAGCCACAAAAGCGGTGAGTGATGCAGAGCAATTAACCGCGCTTGCGGTCAGTATCAAACAACAGATAGCTGTATTTAATCTCAGTTAGGGATCGTAAATTAATAAAATACCGCCATTTGCACATATTGACTTGCTATAGGTGCGCTACTGACGCATAAAATCGTCATGTTATATGCTCAGAGTTCAAGTATGAGATTACAGACTTGAACTCTGAGTCATTCAACGCCGTTTATTTGTCTCTCATCCCGTTTATTCTCCAGCCCTTTCCCCCGCTATCATCGCTTAACTGACTTGCTATAGACACATTATTGACGACCAAACTGTCATTGATAACAGGAATGACTCTGGCTATCTCATGGTAAAGCCTAGGCATGTGTTAACCATAGTGGCCCATCAACAGTCTATCTACGTTGAGTTTTAGTTTTAGTTTTAGTTTTACGCCCAATAAAAAACCGCTTTATAACTAAAGCGGTTTTTTTATCGAACGATATAACTTTAGAGTTCGTTATTACGATCCATATTTTCAGTATTTTCAAGCCATAACGCATTGATAATACCGAATGCACACGCTAACAACACCCCTAAAATCCACGCAAAATACCACATAGACGTTGCTCCTTAATTTAGTAAAGTGAGTTTTTATTGTTTTCAATAAACTCACGATTTAAGCGGCCGAACATCTTGTAATAAGTCCAAATAGTATAACTTAATACTGTCGGTACGAAGATAATAGCGGCAACTGTCATCACTTTAAGTGACATTTGACTGGCGGTAGCATCCCACATGGTTAAGCTGACATTAGGCTCTAATGATGAAGGCATAACAAATGGGAACATCGCAGCACCACAAGTAAAAATCACACAAGCCACAGCAAGCGAACTAAACAAGAACGCAAATCCACTGCGATTGAAGTGACTGGCTAAAATCACTAATATTGGCATTAGCAAGCCTAATACCGGAAACAACATCGTAAGAGGATATTTATCATAGTTAGTTAACCAAGCACCCGCTTCAATCGCAACCGTTTTGGTGGCAGGGTTGGACGGACCAGCAAGGTCAAGTGTTGAGGTAACCACATATCCATCAATACCGTTAATTAACCAAACGCCTGCGGCAGCAAATAGGACGAATAATAGACCACCAAAAACTTGCGATACCTTAACACTGCGGACTCTTAATTCGCCTTCAGTCTTCATTTGTAACCATGAAGCCCCTTGCATCACAAACATCGATACACTGATAAGACCGGCTAATAAACCAAACGGATTTAATAAGCCCAGTAGTCCGCCATGGTAAGTGGCACGTAAATATTCATCAAAGTTAAATGGCACACCTTGAAGCAAGTTACCAAATGCCACGCCAATGATTAACGGTGGCACAAAACTGCCGACAAATAATGCCCTGTCCCAAGACTTGCGCCATCTTGGGTCTTCAATTTTAGAGCGATAATCAAAGCCGACTGGGCGCAAAAATAATGCAAAAAGCACTAGCATCATTGCCACATAAAAGCCCGAAAACGATACTGCGTAAACCATAGGCCAAGCAGCAAACAAGGCACCAGCCGCGGTTACTAACCATACTTGGTTACCGTCCCAATGTGGCGCGATGGTGTTAATCATAAGACGGCGATCGGTATCGTCTTTACCAATAATCGGTAATAACATGCCCACGCCCATGTCAAATCCATCGGTGACAGCAAAACCAACAAGTAGCACGCCAATTAGTGCCCACCAGACAAATCTTAATACTTCATAATCAAACATAATCAGGTCCTCCGCTTAAGCATCTTGGGTTTCGAAATGGTAACGACCAGTTTTTAAGCTGCTTGGGCCAAGGCGAGCAAACTTAAACATCAAGTAAGCTTCTATTACCAACAGAATGGTATAGAACACCGTAATTGAAATAATACTAAACCACAGATCCGTCGTCGTTAAACTTGACGCCGACATAAAGGTGGGTAGTACTTCAGAAATGGTCCAAGGTTGACGACCAAATTCTGACACAAACCAACCACATTCAATGGCAACCCAAGGAAGTGGCAAACTGTAAAGCGCAGCACGCAGTAGCCATTTTTTCTCGGCAATTTGGTGACGAGTGCTTTGCCAGAAGGCGGCAGCAAACACTAATAACATAATCACCCCAGCGCCAACCATGATACGGAAGGTCCAAAACATCGGCGCCACAGTAGGAATAGAGTCATAAGACGCTGCTATAATTTGCTCTTCGGTAGCATCAACCACTTTATCGGTATAACGCTTAAGCAAGAAGCCATAACCTAAATCAACTTTAGTTGCTTCAAATTGCGCTCTAACCTCTGCCGATTTATCGCCTGCACGTAGTTTTTCAAGCAGTGCATACGCCACCATACCGTTACGAATACGCACTTCGTGATCGCTTACAAGCTCCTTAATACCCGTCACTTCTGTATCTAAAGAGCGAGTGGCAATAATACCCATCGCATAGGGGATTTTAATGGCGTAATCGGTTTCCATGGTCTCTTGATTAGGCAATCCTACCAAGGTAAAGGCTGCTGGTGCAGGCTCAGTTTCCCACTCAGCTTCAATCGCTGCCAATTTTACCCGCTGTACTTCACCCACTTCATAGCCTGACTCATCGCCTAACACGATGACCGATAAAATAGATGCCATACCAAAGCTTGCTGCAATAGCAAATGAGCGACGAGCAAAAGGTAAATCACGGCCTTTCAATATGTAGTATGCGCTAATAGATAACACAAACATGGCACCGGCAACATAACCAGATGCGACAGTGTGGACAAACTTAACTTGTGCAACAGGGTTAAACACCAGAGCGGCAAAATCGGTCATTTCCATTCGCATGGTTTCATAATTAAACACCGAACCCACAGGGTTTTGCATCCAACCATTGGCGATCAATATCCATAAGGCTGACATATTAGAGGCGATGGCAACGAGCCAAGTGACTGCTAAATGTTGGCGCTTGCTGAAACGATCCCAACCAAAAAAGAACATCCCGACTAACGTCGACTCAAGGAAGAATGCCATTAAACCTTCAATGGCAAGTGGGGCACCAAAGATATCCCCGACATAATGAGAATAATATGACCAGTTTGTGCCAAACTGGAACTCCATTGCGAGCCCCGTCGTCACACCTATTGCAAAGTTAATCCCAAACAATTTTCCCCAAAATTTAGTCATGTCTTTATAGACTTGCTTATTGGTCATCACATACAGTGATTCCATAATGGCAAGGATAAAGGCTAAACCTAGAGTGAGTGGAACAAATAGAAAATGATACATGGCTGTAAACGCAAATTGATAACGCGATAGCTCAACGACCTCTTCGATAATCATTGGCGACTCCTTACTTCAGTACGACCAAATACGACACAGCAACACCCGGCTGCCATAATGATGATGTATACCTGAAAACGGTATTATTGAAGCAGTAGACAACTCACCAAAGTGTTCAAAATGATAAATTAACCTGTTTGCCTATGTTTTCAAGCCCAATCTTTAACGCCCTTTATCTTACGCCATAGGCTTTAGATTGATCATCTTTTTTACTCAATAATGTGACAAACATAAGATTTTTTGCATGAATATTTTTTTGACTTAAAAAATCAGTCCGTTAGCGAAAATACCACTCTTATTTTTAATCCTTTTTTTGTCAGATTGATCACACTTTTAAACAAAATTGCCGCATTAAATTTGATGATATTAACGCATCTATTCCTCTCCTCTATTTGAGATATTGACAAAAACCGCTTAATTGCTAGGAATGTAAAATGCGTTTATGGATACCATGATAAAATGCATCACTCATTCGCATTGTTAATTAAAGTGATTAAATTAACAATTATCTAATATTGAGTCAAATAATTTAATATTGATAATAATAGTAAAAATAAAAATAATTATAATTAACATGGCTTTATACAAAATAAAGTTAACATAAAAAAATAACTTAAAATATATTGATTAGATTAACTAATGACAAATATAATTTTTATTAGTTTGAGAGAAAATTTGAGCAACTGTATAATTTAGACACAGTTAAGAAAACGAACGTGGTTGTACGATGGGTCGTCGTCTTAATTCCAGTGACCTAACCTAAAGAGAATGTGCTATGACTCAGTTTTACCAACATATTGCCAAGTTATACAAACGTGTTTTTGTTGAAATGTATATGGCTCATGAAATGAAATAAGCTTAACTATTTAATTTGATGTTTTGTTAGCGCAAAATATTATCTGCTCGTTGAAGTTGTTTTTTTAGCCACCTTGGCAACAGCAGCTTATTAACCCCATCCTTGTGATGGGGTTATTATTGGCTAAAATCAGAGAGGCTCATTGTCGAAGATCGCAGTGGGAGTAGCGTTGACTAGGCAAATAATCTGCTTGAAAACATCATGACTTGCGGTAACTGATCCTGCGTTGTATACCCAAACCACTTCAATATGCTCGTTTCAGCGCTCCCGTAGGATAACTGAAACAGGCAGTGATTGAAGAGAATGGTGACGCCTTACCGAGAGCGTCGCTTCGCGACTGATAGATTCTAGGAACTCGCAAGCTCGCCAGAGGGCGGTGCTTCGCTCCTTCTAGGTTTTAGGTTTTAGGCCCTAGGTTTTAGGTCCTAGGATCTAGAAGCGTAGCGTCCTCGAAGGCCGCAGGTCGTCCTAGCAGCAGGCGCTCTATTCCTAGACCCTAGCAGCGAAGCGACCCTAGACCGCTCTATCCGTGAGCGCAGCGTTCGCTTGTTATCGCTTGTTATCGTTTCCTAGCAGGACGAAGTCCGCCCTAGAACCTAGAAGCGTAGCGTCCTTGAAGACCGCAGGTCGTCCTAGCAGCCGCAGGCGCTCTATTCCTAGACCCTTGATCCCCACCTTTTACCTATCAGCGCTTTCGAGTGAAAGAGTTCATGAGCTTAATATGATGAGTATAATAATCACTACTGCTTAACCAATTTTCGCTCGAGCATTACGGAACATACGCATCCATGGGCTGTCTTCACCCCAGTTATCAGGGTGCCATGAGTTGGCAACGGTTCTAAACACACGCTCAGGGTGCGGCATCATAATCGTCACACGGCCATCAGTAGTACAAATACCGGTTAAGCCATTGGCTGAACCATTGGGATTTTCTGGGTACTGAGTGGCAATTTGACCATGACCATCAACGTAACGTAATGCAATAGTGCCCGATGCTTCAGCATTGGCTAACGCTTGGGCATTAGCAAATTCAACTAAGCCTTCACCATGGGATACCGCGATAGGCATACGAGAACCTACCATGCCATCAAAAAATACCGATGGATTTTGTTGCACTTCAACTAAACTGAATCGTGCTTCAAAACGCTCTGAGCGGTTACGCACAAAACGCGGCCAATGCTCACTGCCTGGAATGATTTCTTTCAAGTTAGATAACATCTGACAGCCATTACACACACCAAGGGCAATGCTTGAGTCACGCTCGAAGAAACGACTAAACTCATCACGAGCGCGATCATTGAACAAAATTGATTTTGCCCAACCTTCACCAGCACCTAACACGTCACCATAAGAGAACCCACCACAAGCCACAAGGCCTTGGAACTCTTCAAGGCTAATTCGCCCAGATAAGATGTCTGACATATGCACGTCACGCGTCTCAAAACCGGCACGGTCAAAAGCGGCTGCCATTTCAACATGAGAGTTAACACCCTGCTCACGTAAAATAGCCATTTTAGGGGCAGCGCCTTTAAGAATATAAGGTGCAGCAACATCTTCACTTGGATTAAAGCCTAATTTAACCGTTAAACCGGGTGCATCAGCTTGTTGTTTAAGTTCATACTCTTCACGGGCGCATTCTGGGTTGTCACGCAGTGCTTGCATACGGTAGGTGGTTTCTGACCACAAGGTACGCAGCGCCGTACGGCTATCAGCAAATATCACTCGCTCACCATCGTGAATGCTAATCTTGTCTGCCGCTTGTAGGCCACCAATGTGATGACACGTTACGCCTTTAGCTTCAAATTGCGCGGCAATGGCTTTGGCATCAGTTACACTGACTTGAATAACCGCACCAAGTTCTTCGTTAAATAAACGTTCTAAATCAGTACCATTCAAGCTGGCTAAATCAATCACTAAGCCGGTATTACCCGCAAATGCCATTTCCACTAAGGTGGTAAATAAGCCGCCATCACTACGATCGTGATAAGCCATCACAGCTTGCTCAGCTACTAATTTCTGCATCACTTCAAAGAAACCCGCTAAGTTGGCGGTGTTATCTAATGTTGGCGCTATATCACCTAGCTCACTGTAAACCTGCGCTAAACAAGAACCGCCTAGACGGTTTTGGCCATTGCTTAAGTCGAGCATTAATAATGCACTGTCACCTTTATCACTGCGAAGCTGTGGCGTTACCGTTTTACGAATGTCTTGCACCACACCAAAAGCGGTGATCACTAACGACATAGGTGATGTAACGGATTTGTGAGTACCATTATCTTCCCATGCGGTTTTCATTGACATAGAGTCTTTACCGACAGGAATCGTAATACCGAGTTCGGGACAAAGGTCTTCACCAATCGCTTTAACCGCTTGGTATAAACCTGCATCTTCGCCTGGATGACCCGCTGGCGACATCCAATTAGCTGAAAGCTTAATGCGCTTGAACGAGCCGATATCAGTACCAGCAATGTTCATAATCGATTCGGCAACTGCCATGCGGGCAGAGGCGTCAAAGTCGAGTAAGGCTAGTGGCGTACGCTCCCCCATCGACATCGCTTCGCCGCAGTAACTGTCATAACTTGATGCCGTTACCGCGCAATCGGCAACGGGCACTTGCCATGGGCCAACCATTTGGTCGCGGTTAACTAAGCCAGTCACAGAGCGATCACCAATGGTGATAAGGAAGGTTTTGTCTGCCACGGTTGGCAAGGTTAAAATGCGCTTAACCGCATCTTTTAGCTCAATCTTAGTTTGATCTAACGCAGGTGATATTGCTTTTGTAGACACTACATCACGGCTCATTTTAGGCGCTTTACCTAATAACACTTCAAGCGGTAAATCAATCGGCTTGTTGTTAAAGTGGCTGTCGGCAAGCGTTAAATGCATCTCTGCAGTCGCTTCACCAACTACCGCAAATGGAGCACGTTCACGGGCACAAATATCAGCAAACTGTTGTAAGTTCTCTGGCGCGACCGATAATACATAACGCTCTTGTGATTCATTACACCAAATTTCAAGCGGGCTCATGCCTGGCTCGTCAGAAGGAACATTACGTAAATTGAATACCCCGCCGCGATCGGCGTCATTAACTAACTCAGGGAACGCATTTGATAATCCACCCGCGCCCACGTCGTGAATAAATTGAATCGGGTTGGTGTCACCTAACTGCCAGCAACGATCAATCACTTCCTGACAACGACGCTCCATTTCTGGATTTTCACGTTGTACAGAAGCAAAATCTAAATCTTCGTTAGACTGACCTGATGCCATTGAAGATGCAGCGCCGCCGCCTAAACCTATGTTCATTGCTGGTCCGCCAAGCACAATTAGCTTAGCGCCAATGGTGATTTCGCCCTTTTGAACATGATCTTCACGGATATTACCTAAGCCACCAGCAATCATAATCGGCTTGTGATAACCGCGCACTTCAACCCCATTGTGGCTAGAGACTAATTGCTCGTAAGTACGGAAATAACCGTTAATAGCAGGACGACCAAATTCATTATTAAATGCCGCGCCACCTAGTGGGCCTTCAAGCATAATTTCAAGTGGGGTGACGATACGATCTGGCTTACCGTAATCCCCTTCCCATGGGTGCACAAACCCAGGGATTTTTAAGTTAGATACCGTAAATCCGGATAAGCCTGCTTTAGGTTTAGAGCCTCGGCCGGTAGCGCCTTCATCGCGGATTTCACCACCTGAACCGGTAGCAGCACCTGGATATGGACTAATGGCAGTAGGATGATTGTGAGTTTCAACTTTCATCAATATATGCATTGGTTCTGTGTGATAGTTGTAAACACCATCGGGATCAGGGAAAAAACGACCCGCAACCGAACCCGTCATCACCGCGGCATTATCTTTGTAGGCTGATAATACATAATCTGGGGTCACTTCAAAGGTGTTCTTAATCATTTTGAACAAGGATTTTGGCTGTACTTCGCCATCGATGGTCCAATCAGCATTAAAAATTTTATGACGACAATGTTCTGAGTTTGCTTGAGCAAACATCATTAACTCGATGTCATTAGGGTTACGCTTTAACCGAACAAAATTTTCAATTAAATAGTCAATTTCATCATCAGCTAGTGCCAGGCCTAAGTTAATGTTTGCCTCTACAAGTGCGCGGCGCCCTTCAGCAAGAATATTGACACTGCTAAATTTTGCCGGTTGTGTATGGGAAAATAACACTTCTGCGGCTTCAAACGCAGGCAGCATGACTTCAACCATGCGGTCATGCAATAAGCCTTGCAGCTGTTTTTGTTGCTCTAGGGTTAACGTTGGTGATTCAACATAATAAGCAATACCACGCTCAAGACGGTTAACTTTGCCTAAACCACAATTATGGGCAATATCGGTTGCTTTAGATGACCAAGGAGAAATAGTACCAGGACGGGGAGTAACAAATAACAGGGTACCTTGTGGAGCATGGGACTCAATTGCCGGCCCGTAGGTAAGAATGGTTTCTAACTGTAGACGCTCATTTTCATCTAGTGGTTCACTCAAATTGGCTAAATGAACATATTCAGCATAAATTTGAGATACTGGAAGCGCTGCAGTTTGGCACGCCTCCATGAGTTTTTGAACTCTAAATGCAGATAGTGCTGGGGCTCCGCGAATGATCTCAATCACGTCTATTCACCTTATAATATAATAGCAGGGTCAGAATTGGCGCTATTATAGGGAATTGCACACTACAAATCACCTTTAAGCACCGGTGAAAACAGTGTTTCCTGATAGGGAAAATATCCCATTCAAGTAATGCTAAAATGAATAACATAAACACTTTACCTTTTAACAAAAAACGACCACCAAATGCTGCTTATTTGCTCAACTATAGGCGTTTAGGAAAACACCTGATAAAGTAAGCAAAAAAGACGCTATCTCCCCTACATATTTAAAGGCTATTCAATCGGTATTACATTTGTTTCTTACGTATTACTCTCGTGACATTAACGAAACAACTTAAGATAACCAATTAATAAATATGATCAAAACCTTACTCATCATTTTACTTTGCGGGATACTATCTGCCTGTCAACCTGTTGATATTCATAAAGTTGATATTGCAGCACCTGCACCTAAGCGTACCGTATTAAAGGTAGGGACACTCTATGGCCCACAGATTTATCTTAATTCAGAATTGGGTGAAAGCGGATTCGATTTTGAAATGGCGCAGCGTTTTGCTGATTATTTAGCCCTCCCCCTAGAGATGATCCCGTACACCAATCGCAAACAATTATTTGCCGCATTAAAAGAAAATAAAATTGATATTATCGCTGCTGGTATTGCTAAAACGCCAAACCGCGGTCAACAATTTAAACTCGGACCTAGCTTATATAAAGTCAATCAAGTGTTGGTTTATAAGGAAGGCACCCCGGAGCCTAAGGACATTAGCACTCTGTCGGGTGAAATTACCGTCATGGCTAACTCATCTTCAGTCAATACCTTAACCAAACTACAGAAAGACTATCCGGAGTTGATGTGGAACCAAGTCAACAACAAAGATAATGAAGAGCTGTTTGCATTAATTGCCAACGGTGAACTGATCTACACCATTTCAGATTCAAATAGCTTATTGATCAACCAGCGATTTTTACCCGAATTACGCGCAGGAATGATTTTAGAAGAAAAAGTCGAAGTGGTGTGGCTATTGCCGCCGAAAAACAGCGATCGTTTAATGAGTCAATTACTGGCTTTTTGGCATAAAGAAAGACGTGCGGGTACGCTTGAGCATTTAAACGAAAAATATTTTGGCCATGTAAAACGTTTTGACTATGTCGATACGCGTGCTTTTATCCGCGCAATTGACAATATTCTCCCCGAATACCGCAGTTTTTTCGAACAGTATTCCGGCGAGTTAGATTGGCGTAAA from Shewanella psychromarinicola includes the following:
- the mltF gene encoding membrane-bound lytic murein transglycosylase MltF; amino-acid sequence: MIKTLLIILLCGILSACQPVDIHKVDIAAPAPKRTVLKVGTLYGPQIYLNSELGESGFDFEMAQRFADYLALPLEMIPYTNRKQLFAALKENKIDIIAAGIAKTPNRGQQFKLGPSLYKVNQVLVYKEGTPEPKDISTLSGEITVMANSSSVNTLTKLQKDYPELMWNQVNNKDNEELFALIANGELIYTISDSNSLLINQRFLPELRAGMILEEKVEVVWLLPPKNSDRLMSQLLAFWHKERRAGTLEHLNEKYFGHVKRFDYVDTRAFIRAIDNILPEYRSFFEQYSGELDWRKLAAASYQESHWNPRARSPTGVRGMMMLTQPTAAYVGVDDRLDAEQSIRGGAFYLKDMIERLPDTIPEAQRIWFAMASYNIGLGHVEDARRLTESMGMDPSAWRDVKKVLPLLQQSKYYKQTRYGYARGSEAVHYVDSIRRYYDTLVWVDNQTKKLEVIEDTEQINVIAEEISTDVHISAD